A single Terriglobales bacterium DNA region contains:
- a CDS encoding GAF domain-containing protein: MSVATRHEELLAELERLGTAAKSSQELMRAVVERLARLPAYNWVGFYMLDPADPKTLVLGPFVGADTPHKRIPLDQGICGAAAASGQTLVVDDVYADPRYLACSLETRSEIVAPVFVHGRVAGEIDIDSHTPAAFGPEDRALVERSAAIIGHYLEKNAA, encoded by the coding sequence ATGTCCGTGGCCACCCGGCACGAAGAGCTTCTGGCCGAACTGGAACGCCTGGGGACCGCTGCGAAATCGTCGCAGGAATTGATGCGCGCTGTGGTGGAGCGCCTGGCGCGCCTTCCCGCATACAACTGGGTGGGTTTCTACATGCTCGATCCCGCCGATCCCAAGACCCTGGTGCTGGGCCCGTTCGTCGGCGCCGACACACCGCACAAGCGTATCCCGCTGGACCAAGGCATCTGCGGGGCGGCAGCGGCCAGCGGGCAAACACTAGTCGTGGACGACGTGTACGCCGATCCCCGCTACCTGGCGTGCTCGCTGGAAACGCGCTCGGAGATCGTGGCTCCGGTGTTCGTCCACGGCCGGGTAGCGGGCGAAATCGATATCGACAGCCATACCCCCGCCGCGTTCGGCCCGGAAGACCGCGCCCTAGTCGAGAGAAGCGCGGCCATCATCGGGCACTACCTCGAGAAGAACGCCGCATGA
- a CDS encoding (deoxy)nucleoside triphosphate pyrophosphohydrolase: MKQVAAALIVRNGKLLICQRTQYQSMPLKWEFPGGKIERGEQPRDGLVRELEEELGIQARVGDEVARLRHTYASGAAVELRFFLVEHYEGEPENRIFRDVQWVDRAALPSYDFLEADLELVKDIAAGKILPQHA, translated from the coding sequence ATGAAGCAAGTGGCTGCGGCGCTCATCGTTCGCAACGGCAAGCTGCTCATCTGCCAGCGCACGCAGTACCAGTCCATGCCGCTGAAGTGGGAGTTCCCGGGCGGCAAGATCGAGCGCGGCGAGCAGCCGCGCGACGGCCTGGTGCGCGAACTGGAGGAGGAGCTGGGCATCCAGGCGCGGGTGGGCGACGAGGTGGCGCGGCTGCGTCACACCTATGCGAGCGGCGCCGCCGTCGAGCTGCGCTTCTTCCTGGTGGAGCACTACGAGGGCGAGCCGGAGAACCGCATCTTCCGCGACGTGCAGTGGGTGGACCGCGCGGCCCTGCCTTCCTATGACTTCCTCGAAGCCGACCTGGAGCTGGTGAAGGACATCGCAGCAGGCAAGATCCTGCCCCAGCACGCCTAA
- a CDS encoding Nramp family divalent metal transporter, producing the protein MRWLKLWKTRILLFFAVVGPGFITSNVDNDAGGIYTYSFAGARYGYQLLWTIVPMIIALVVIQEMAARMGAVTGKGLSDLVREEFGLRLTFLMMLALVVTNFGNVVAEFAGVASSLELFDVPKWISVPGAALLVWLLVVKGTYKSVEKIFLVAVFFYVAYIGAAVLSRPHWLEALVSTVPRPTRMPFTDAGYLYMVTAMIGATIAPWQMFYLQASVVEKGVTVRTYKLARIDVIVGAIVAPIVAGFIVIACAALYQAGHTEIHDAADAAYALRPLAGKYASILFAFGLFNASLFAASILPLSTAYTVCEGLGLESGIDKKFSEAPAFYWLYTALIVAGAGVILWPDFPLLKITVLSQVVNGVLLPFVLFFMIKLVNKKDLMGNHVNSRLYNGVAWVTAGGTALLTLVLVWMS; encoded by the coding sequence ATGCGATGGCTCAAACTCTGGAAGACCCGGATCCTGCTGTTCTTTGCAGTCGTAGGACCAGGCTTCATCACCTCCAACGTGGACAACGATGCCGGCGGCATCTACACCTACTCGTTCGCCGGGGCGCGCTACGGCTACCAGTTGCTGTGGACCATCGTGCCCATGATCATCGCGCTGGTGGTCATTCAGGAGATGGCGGCCCGTATGGGCGCGGTCACGGGCAAAGGTCTGAGCGATTTGGTTCGCGAGGAGTTCGGGCTGCGCCTCACCTTCCTGATGATGCTCGCCCTGGTGGTCACCAATTTCGGCAACGTGGTGGCCGAGTTCGCCGGCGTGGCCTCCAGCCTTGAGCTCTTCGACGTCCCGAAGTGGATTTCAGTTCCAGGCGCGGCCCTCTTGGTATGGCTGCTGGTCGTCAAGGGCACGTACAAGAGTGTGGAGAAGATCTTCCTAGTTGCGGTCTTCTTCTATGTTGCTTACATCGGAGCCGCCGTCCTCTCGCGCCCGCATTGGCTGGAGGCGCTGGTCAGCACTGTGCCCCGGCCCACCCGCATGCCCTTCACGGATGCCGGATATCTCTACATGGTCACCGCCATGATCGGCGCCACCATCGCTCCCTGGCAGATGTTCTACCTGCAAGCCTCGGTCGTGGAGAAAGGCGTGACTGTGCGCACCTACAAACTGGCCAGGATCGACGTGATTGTCGGCGCCATCGTGGCTCCGATCGTCGCCGGGTTCATTGTGATCGCGTGCGCGGCGCTCTATCAGGCGGGCCATACCGAGATCCACGACGCCGCCGACGCCGCCTACGCCCTGCGCCCGCTGGCCGGCAAGTACGCCTCCATCCTGTTCGCCTTCGGCTTGTTCAACGCCTCGTTGTTCGCGGCCTCGATCCTGCCGCTCTCCACCGCCTATACCGTGTGCGAGGGGCTGGGTCTGGAATCCGGCATCGACAAAAAGTTCTCGGAAGCGCCCGCCTTCTACTGGCTCTACACTGCCCTGATCGTAGCCGGCGCGGGTGTGATCCTCTGGCCCGACTTTCCCCTGCTGAAAATCACGGTTCTCTCGCAGGTCGTGAACGGCGTGCTGCTGCCCTTTGTGCTCTTCTTCATGATCAAGCTGGTGAACAAGAAAGACCTAATGGGGAATCACGTCAACTCGCGCCTGTATAACGGGGTCGCCTGGGTCACGGCCGGTGGAACTGCGCTGCTCACGTTGGTTTTAGTGTGGATGAGCTGA